From the genome of Tolypothrix sp. NIES-4075:
GGGACTTCACCCAAAGCATAACTAATCGCTTCTAGAGCAGCATATCTAACTTCGTCTTTGGGATGCTGTAAAAGAGTACTAATTATAGAAGCTGCATCCTGAGATAATCGCTTATTTTCTAGAAGAGGACTAAGAAGCCTTGCGACGGCTAGCAGGTGAAAAACATCTAATTTTCCAACCACTTTCTTGAGAACATTTACATCTTCTTGGGAAAGTACAAGATGACCTTCTATTAGTTCATCTCGAATTTCTTCTACTTTATTCTCAAACTCAGAAATGTCTGAACTGGAGAATAAATTTATTGAAAATAATTGAGGATTGATTTCTTCAGGTTTTTCTAAATTAAATTCAAAACCTCCTTGAAGTGCCATTCTTTTCTGAATATGAGGAAAATCTTCTCTAATATCTTTATGAAAAGCCAGAAGTACTTCATCATTGAAATCATTATGAAGAGTTACTGTTATATCAAGAATGGCTTCAGTAATAGGCGGGTTAAGGAATCTCATTTTTCATTTCTTCACAAACCGTTGAAAGTTTATTAATAAAATTGGTATCTATAATCATAGTCTATAAGACTTTGAGTTCATTGTTCGTATCAAACTTAGATAAGCTAAAACACATTTAACTTGCATATTTTCAAGTTTTGATAAAAACCATCAAACTGTTTTCTCTCTTACTCTGCGCCCTCTGTGCCTCTGCGGTTTAAAATCCAAATTAGATGTGGAACAGCTTACTACATGAGATGTTCAAAAACAGCTTCTTGCACTAGCCAGGATAGGCTTGCGATCGCCTTTCCCTCTCTTCCCAATCAGGCACAACCAGCCTAGTACCGCTGCGCGGAAGTCAAAAGTCAAAATTCAAAAGTCAAAAAGCTTATAATGTAAGCTTTTCGTTGATTTGGAACGGTAGCTTTATTTCCGCCGTGCTGTACTAGATAAAGCACTTAAAAATGGAAAAAAAACTAAAACAAGTCAATACTTTAGAAGTACCAACCTGTAATAGTTATAAATATTTACTTTATTAATCGGAGCGGCGGGATTCGAACCCACGACCTCCACTACCCCAAAGTGGCGCGCTACCAAGCTGCGCTACGCCCCGGACGTTTGATTTTAGATTTGGAATTTTTCCACTTTTGAATCTAAAATCAATCCAGTCAACTTGACTATATTAGCACAAGGTCAAAGAAAAACAATAACCAATTGATTCAAAATACTTTCAGCGTTGCAGCGGCTTGCAGCAAGCCAGCAACAGCGTCAGCATTCCATTTACCTTCTACACAACGTCCTGTATTGAGGATAAAGCGCAAGCTGTAGGCGTGGGGATAGCCTTCAACTTCCATCCATAATAAATCGCTTTCGGCTTCGCAGGCGATTTTCTCTTCATCCATCAATTCGCTAGCTAATTGCTTCATCGTGTCTGCTAGCTGCGCTAGTAACCGACAAAAGTCATTTAATTCGGCTTCGGTTAACTCGATCGCCCAATCATCTGTACCCACCAAACCATTAAATTCAGGTGCGTTAGGATTCCAGCCAATACGCCAATCAGATCCACTTTTTACTAAACGTTGCACAATTGGTAATTGCGAATTGGTAATTGCAAATTGGTAATTGCGAATTGTAATAGCGAATTGGAATGAGAGATTCTTTCCATTACCCATTACCCATTCCCCCAACGGGGTTCGCCAGTCGCTCATGGGGGAGACCACGCCACTCTCCTCAACGCTCTAAACCCGCGCACAAAGGTGGCGACCCTTGGCGAACGCATGTGCGTGTCGCAGACAAGCGCCTCTGGGCGAGTGGGAGAAGACCGCGCTGGCTCACCATTCCCCATTACCCATTACCCATTCCCTAATTCCTAGTAAAGATGTTGACTAAGACTTGCACTAGGGCGTTTCGCTGACTAATGTTAAGACGGGAAATGGCTGCTTTGTCGCCTTCTAAAGGATTTTGCCGTAAAGTATCATTACCTGGATATGTCGTCACATACATAACTTCATTTGCACCCAAGTAATCTGCCAAAGTTAACTTCCAATCTAATCGATAATTTGGCGCACGTTCTTTTACATAAACATGATATCTGAGCAGGCGACTTGCTAGAGTATTGTTTTCAGCAACTTTGCCAGTATCTTTGCTGACGTATTTATTTTCTCGTGGAAAGTCAGGCAATTGCTGATATACTTTTTGCCAAACTTCACCCGGACTAATTCTTTGGGCTGTGACGGGTTGGATACCAAAGAAATTTGTGTGAATTAATTTGCCCCCCGAACCGAAAACAAGCAAACTCACTACCATTAAGGCAGTGAGTGCTTGCAAGTACGGTTGAATGAACGATGATTTTTTGCTCATCCTACCTTTGTGTCGCCGTTTTTTATAATTCGCCAATAATTTCTGGCTGAGTAAGTTCATCAGACATCTCGATAATTGCCCGGAGTACTGGCTTCATCATTATATCTTCATTATTTTCAAAGTCTTCATAACGCCGACGTTTGGCACGATTTGCCACCTGAACCGTGATGCGGTAGCGATTTGAAGCTGCACTAATCAGATCCTCAGCACGGTGCATAATTTGGGACTGAGTTGTCTCGAATTTAGAACGCTTTAGCATAGTCGATGGTTCTTGGGGTCTTCCCCAGTTTAGCAGCACTGATAGATATACTGCTCTGTTGGTAGAGGTTAATAGGATGATTGTCTATTTATAAGTAATTTGTAACACCAAATTAATTAATCAAAGCGATCGCATGGCTAATCTTGTGGAAACTGCTGTCCAAGCTGGAAACTTCAACACACT
Proteins encoded in this window:
- a CDS encoding TIGR04255 family protein; translation: MRFLNPPITEAILDITVTLHNDFNDEVLLAFHKDIREDFPHIQKRMALQGGFEFNLEKPEEINPQLFSINLFSSSDISEFENKVEEIRDELIEGHLVLSQEDVNVLKKVVGKLDVFHLLAVARLLSPLLENKRLSQDAASIISTLLQHPKDEVRYAALEAISYALGEVPIAEEILASDTFKSLNCYIIGQCPSYGFLVIPNLKSV
- a CDS encoding DUF1818 family protein — protein: MQRLVKSGSDWRIGWNPNAPEFNGLVGTDDWAIELTEAELNDFCRLLAQLADTMKQLASELMDEEKIACEAESDLLWMEVEGYPHAYSLRFILNTGRCVEGKWNADAVAGLLQAAATLKVF
- a CDS encoding DNA-directed RNA polymerase subunit omega: MLKRSKFETTQSQIMHRAEDLISAASNRYRITVQVANRAKRRRYEDFENNEDIMMKPVLRAIIEMSDELTQPEIIGEL